The Bacillus zhangzhouensis region AGAATGGACGTATTCTTCTGGAGGATGGGCACCCGCTCATTTGCTATCATTTCAGCGGCTTTCGGATTGTGAGTAAGGATGAGATGCAGCAAATTCATGAAAAAGGAAGAAATGACCTGCCGTTTTTCCAAGAAGCCTATCGGGAAGTGCTTCGCCATGTGATTGAATCTGTGGAACAGGTCGATCCGCTGTTTAACGGCTATGCCAAACGGGAGGAGGATGACGCATGAACGAAAAGCCAAAAGTAAGCGTCATTATTCCAAGCTATAATGCCAAAGAGCGTTTAGAAGGGAGCCTTTTTTCTTTAACGCTTCAGGAAACAGATTTTCCATTTGAGGTCATTGTTGCCGATAATGGCTCAACGGATGGCACGATGGAAATGCTCGAGCACATTGAGGTGAACTTTCCGTTTAAAAAGGTGCATATTCCTGTCAATCAAGGGATTGCAAAGGGGCGTAATCATGCCATTCGCGAGGCTGAGGGAGATGTGCTCATTTTTCATGACAGTGATATGCTGGCAGAACCGAGGTTTATTCAAAAGCATGCAGAGGCCCATACGGATCAAGAGAATCTCGTCATTTGCGGTGTGTGCTGGAAGCGGATTTATCGCTATTTTTACACAGCGTTTGATAAGGATCATATAAAGCGATTGAAAAAGCAAGGACTGTATAAACGGAAAATGGAGGACAAAACGCCTCTTTTATCATTGGAAGAAATCGAAAACGGTGCATTTCTAGAGAAAAGCTTCGATTTGCAGTCTGAGTTTATTGATATCCTTAAAGACATTTTGGATACGTACCAATATGATTTAGGTTCTTATGAGCTGCCATGGCGATTTTTTATTACAAATAACTCCTCTGTCAAACGTAAGCATGTCATGGCGCTAGGGATGTTTGATGAAAATATCGTTCGGTACGGATTTGAGGATTATGATTTAGGGATTCGTCTGCATCAGCTTGGTCTCACCTTTGAATTGCGAGAGGATATCATGAGCGTACATCAGGAGCATCCAAGTAATTTAACTTCGTTTGATGACATCAAATACAACATTTTGTATATGTGTGAGAAGTACAATAATATTGAGTCCATTGATGTCCATTTGGCTTTCTCTGGTCCGTTTTCTCATACCGTGACAAATGATATTGTGAAAGAAGTTCGGCAGCTGCGTGAGAATCCAGCATTTGATGACCTGCTATCTTATTTTTTAGAACTGATTCATTTGATCACAGAGCGGAATGTAGGCATCAAACGGGATAAAAAAGATATGCTGACAGCCAAGCATGTTCCTTTGAAAAAGCTGGCAGAAGCGGCGCAGTTTGCACGGCAGGAGTATGGCTGCACGGTGCTTGTAGAAGCCATTCAAGGACTGACGAAAGAGCTGTTACGCGTTGATTTGTTCCAAGTGGATGTGTTGTAAATGGCGTCTTATCATTTTACAACCATTGTGTCGAATACCCATGTTTTTAAGCTTTTGGCGCTGATTCATTCGCTTAAAAAAAATGCTCATGCATTCAAGCTGTCCGTTTTATGTGCTGACCCTTTGGCTTATCAGGTGTTAAGGGAGTTCCCTCATCTGCATGTTCAATATGAACAGCTTGAAGACATTGAAGATGACACGCTGCGAAAGGCAAAAGAAAATCGGACGTTTCATGAGTATTGCTGGACGTTAAAACCTGCTTTTCTGCTCAAAATTCTTGAGTCCTCAGATGCGGATTATCTTGCCCATCTGGATACAGATTTGTATTTTTATCATGATCCAGAGGCAATTTTTGCAGAGAATCCAAGCGCTCATTTATTTTTGACGGATCATATGAATTCCAAGCGGTTCTATCATTTTTATGAGTTGTCTGGCCGTTTTAATACAGGGTTTGTAGGCTGCCGTAACACAGATGTTGCCAAACAGGCAGTCACGCAATGGAAAGAAAACTGTCTTGCACATTGTACAGTAGAAATGGATACAGAAAAAAAGACGTACGGAGATCAGCGGTATGTGGAAAGATGGGTTGATGATTTTGAAGGGGTTCATATCGTTGCATCTAAAGGAGCCAATGCGGCGATTTGGAACATTGAAAACTACAAGCTTTCAGTTGTAAAAGGGGATATGTATCTCGACGAATGTCCACTCTTGTTCTATCATTTTTCTGCCTTTACGATCATTGACGAGAATACCTTTAACCTTAATTGGTATTACTATATGAAAGAACAGAAGCTTGTGAATCATTTGTATATTCCGTATGCCGAATTGGTTCATCAAAAGATTAAACAGGTGCAAAAGGTATTTCCAGAATTTAAACAAGGATTTATTGCGAAGAAGCATGTTCCCGACACGCATTTTTATGAGAGATGAAAAAACCGCTCGTTTATTGAGCGGTTTTTTGTTTTAGGATTCATTCCATTTGGAGACGGTTTGATCGCTAGGAAGTAAGAAGGCTAGGATGCCTAATATCGGTAAAAAGGCAACACCGATCATAGTAGGTGTTAAGCCAAAGGCATCAATGAATGAGCCGAGGGCAACTGATCCAATTGCACCCATACCAAACGCAAGTCCAACAGTTAACCCGGACATTGTGCCAATTTTCCCGGGAAATAGTTCTTGGGCATATACCACTGTGACAGAGAAGCTTGATGTCAAAATGAGCCCAATCAGTCCGAGTAAAACATAAGCAAAAACGGGTCCGGCAAATGGCAGCAGCAGAGCAAGTGGGAAGGATGCCAATAAGGAAACTAAAATCACGTTTTTCTTGCCAAAGCGGTCTGCAAGCGGCCCGCCTAAAAATGTCCCAATTGCACCTAGAATAAGAAATAAGAAAATATAAGTCTGTGACTCTTTAATCGTCAAACCGTATTGTTCAATCGCATAAAACGCATAGAAATTCGAAATGGCATTTCCATACCAAGAGCGGGCGAAGATGAGAAAGACGATAATGCCAAGGGCAATGAGTGCTGATTTACGATGAATATCAGATCTGGTAGCTTTTGCAGGTGTTTTTTTCACTTGGGCCTGAATGATTTGAAGTCTTTCTGCGTACCATCTTGATATATAAAGAAGGAAACCAACCGCTATCATTCCAACAATCGTAAACCAAGCCGCGCCTGTTTGACCGATCGGGACCAGCATGAATGCAGCGATAAGCGGAGCAAAGGCTTGACCTGTATTCCCGCCTACTTGATAGATGGACTGTGCAAGTCCTCGTCTTGGACCAGCTGCCATGTTGGCAACACGGGAGCCCTCTGGATGGAAGATTGCAGAGCCAAGTCCGATAAAAACAACGCAAAGCAGAATGGTGGCAAAGGACGGAGCAAACGCGAGTCCGAATATACCGACAGCACTTGAAAATAAAGCAATCGGAAGTGCATAAGGCATCGGCCGTTTATCTGTGTACCAACCAATAGCAGGCTGCATCACGGAGGAGACCATATTTAATGTAAAGGCAATCAACCCTAATTGTGTAAAGGTCAGTCCCATTGAACGTTCTAAAATAGGGAACATCGCAGGAATAACGGCTTGCAGTGTGTCGTTCAACATATGACAAATACCAATAATTAATAAGATGGGATAAACCGTTGAGCCGGTAACAGAATGTTGAGGTTTATCCTTTGTACGAGCAGTAATGGCCAATGAGACTTCCTCCTTTCATTTATCTGTTTTCTATTTTTTGCATTCTTCTTATTTTATTCATAAGGTGAACTATAAAACAATAACAAATTATCATGATTTAGAAAAAAGAGAGACACAAGCATTTGATTGAGCTTGTGTCTCTAAAGAGTTATTTGTAAAAAGAAGCAATCACAGGCTTCATTTTTTGAACGACGAGTCCACTGCCGCCTCGGTTTTTCACACCTTCGATCATGCCAACGAGGATGTAATCTTCTTTTTTAGGATTAAACGCAAGTAAAAAACCGTTTTCAGTGCCGTCTGTTGCACCTTGTCTGCTCTTTAATTCTGCCGTTCCCGTTTTAGCGGCAATATCCGCTCCTTCGATTTGTAAGGAGTGGGCTGTTCCGTTTGGGCTAGTCACGACCTTAGTTAATGCGTCTTTCACTGTGTTTGCCGAGTCTCCTTTGATGATTTGTTTTGGTGATGCTGTTTTTTCATCTTGAATCACTCGAGGGTAGACAAGCTTGCCTCCTGTGGCAAATGGAGAATAGGCATGTACTTGTTCAATCGGTGACATGAGTAATTCGCCTTGGCCATACGCTGAGTCAGCCAGTAAAATATCTGATTGAATGCCATCGTTCGATACTTGTGCAGGCTTCATTGTAAATGGCATGTGTAAGTTTTCGCCAAATCCAAATGCTTTCACTTTTTTCTCGTAGGTGTCTTTGCCGATTTCGAGTGCTTCCTGTCCAAAATAAATATTGTCTGAGTACACAAGGGCATCGACCATATTTACTTTTTCTTTATCGTGAACCCGTGTGATGCGATAATTTCCCCAAGATTGATCCTTTTGCCATTTCAGTCCGTGAATGGTGCGCACTTTGTCAGGCTTTGTGACACCTGTTTCCAGCCCAATGGCGGCTGTAATGGTTTTGAATGTGGACCCTGGTGCATACCGGCTCGCATATCGATCTTGGAATGGAAGGTCTGGGTTTTCACTGTATGCTTGATATTGCTTTGGTGTAATCCCATTTGTCATGAGATTGACATCGTAGGAAGGGGCACTGACAAGCGCTAATAGATCGCCTGATGATGGATTCATGATCGTGACGGCCCCTTTTTCACCTTTCAGCTGATCATAGGCTTTTTTCTGTAAAGAGGCATCAATCGTCAGCTTCACTGTTTTTCCATCTCTCCGATCTAATTTTTGCAATGTTTCTTCAAAGCCTGTTTCATCATGGACAATGAGAATGCTTCCGCCATCTTGGCCGCGTAAGTTTTTGTCAAATGTGAATTCAAGGCCGGTTTTGCCGATGATTTGATCCGCCTTTAATGCTGGATTTCTTTTGATATCATCTGCATTTGCTTTTCCGACATACCCGGTGAGATGAGCGGCAGCTTCGTTATATGGATAGTAGCGCATTTCCTTCGATTGATAGGTGACGCCATTTACGTCCTTTGGAATCGGCTGCTGTTTTAACATCGATTTGAGCGGGACAAACGTGTCGTCTGTGACCCATGCTTGTTTCAGCTGATTGTTGATTAGTTCTTCGTCTATATCAAAAGCTTTGCTGATTTTTTTGATATTGCGTTCTTTTTCTTCTCCTGTTCCGAGCTTTTCTGGGATGATGCCAAGTGCGTTTCCACCAGTTGTTTCTGCTAGCATACGTCCTTTTCGGTCGACAATGTTTCCGCGGACAGCAGGGTCTGATTTGACTTTGATGGTATCTCCTTTCTCCATTTTCGGGAAGATGAGATTGGGTTTCCAGTCCACTTTCCACTTGTCGTCTTCTTCGGAAAGAATGCCCTTGTAAGACAGCTTATGCAGTTTGCCAAGAGACGTTTTCATCGATACATCATAGGAGAATTGATACCCATTTCCTTTGTCCTGTTTTTCAACGTTGAGCTTTGATATGTTCAGATCATAAGCACCAATGCCGTTGAAAATATTGTCATATTTTTCGGCTAGTTGTTTTTTTGAAAAGTCATTGGCTTTCAAAGATGCACTTGTCACCTCATCTGCCAGCTTCGTAAAGTCTTTCTTCTCCATATGTTTCGTAAAGTGTTGAGCAGCTTTTAATGCCTCTTTTTCTTTTGAGAAAAGGGTATCTTTTAACAAAAAGAAAGCAGCAACAACTACGATGATGCTAAGGAGAGAGACGATGACTTTTTTCTGTTTCCAAAATGATTTTTTTTGATCCGTATACAATGAAAACACCTCAATTTTTGATTAGATCCTTTATATTTTACAGTGATTGGTCGTGATTTGTATAGTTTCGCCTATGAAAATAGACCAAGGGGTCATGTCATGGTTTGAGAAATGGGGGCAAAATAACAGCTATTCATAAGGAAAGATATCTTCATTTTTTCTTATGATTTAAAGGATTTCTTAAAAGATCATCGAATGTGGAAAATGAGAAAAAATATGAAAAGCGCTTTCAATAGGGGGGGAATGGTTATCGTTTATAAAAAGGTGAATTTGATTGGACTTGTTCTTGGCCCGGCACTCTTTTTGCTCGTTCTTTTTCTCATACCCGAAGATGAATTGACCTATGCACCGAGGGTAGTCTTGGGCATTACGGCTTGGACGGCCACATGGTGGGTGACTGAAGCACTGCCCATTCCCACTACATCTTTATTGCCCATCATCCTGCTGCCGACACTTGGCGGGCTTTCTATGGAACAGGCATCAAGGTCTTATGGAGATCCGATCGTCTTTATGTACATGGGAGGATTTATGATCGCCATTGCCATTGAAAAATGGAACTTACATAGAAGAATGGCCTTACACATTTTAAGGGTGATTGGTACAAGAAGTGACCGCATTGTATTAGGTGTCATGATCGCGACTGCTTTTTTATCTATGTGGATTTCGAATGCAGCGACAGCACTAATGATGCTGCCAGTGGCACTTGCAGTGATTCAAGAGGTCAAGACAAATGAAATCTTATCTGGTCCATCCCTTGATCGATTCAGTAAAAGCATCTTATTGTCGGTAGCGTATTCAGCGTCAATTGGAGGTTTGGCGACACTTGTCGGGTCTGTGCCAAATGCGGTGTTTGCTGCGATGTCAAAAAAATTGCTAGATCGGGAGATTATGTTTTTCGAATGGTTTTTGTTTGGTTTTCCTGTTGCGCTGATTCTGCTCATCCTCTTATTTTTGTATTTGACGAGGGTACAGTTCAAGGTAGAACACACAGGTGAAATGAGTGCAGTGTTCATTCAAAAGGGATTAGAGGATTTAGGAAAAATGAAACAAGAGGAAAAGTGGGTATTTGTTGTTTTTCTCATGACAGCATTTTTATGGATTTTTAAGCTCTTTTTGTTTGGAGGGATGACCGTATCTGATACGTCTATCGCCATTTTCGGTGCCATGCTGTTATTTCTCATTCCAGCAACAAATGGAGAGAGAATATTAGAATGGCAGGATATGAAAGACCTGCCGTGGGGACTTTTGCTTTTGTTTGGAGGGGGGCTTGCGCTCGCTACGGGCTTTGCAGAAACCAATCTAACAGGATGGATTGGAGAAAATCTACAGCATTTAAATGGACTTTCGTATATCCTGCTGTTGATTATTTTAACGGGAGCGATTCTGTTTATGACTGAAATTATGTCCAATACAGCTGTTGCCAATATGATAATTCCGATAACGGTAGGACTTGGGCTTGCGATTGGAATCGAGCCGTATGGTTTAATGGCTGCGGCTGCTTTGGCTTCTTCCTGTGCGTTTATGCTGCCGATTTCCACACCGCCAAATGCCGCTGTCTTTAGTGCGGACGTGCTGAAAATTTCTGATATGGTCAGGGCAGGCTTTTGGTTCAATATCATCAGTATTGTGGTGATTGTTCTAGCGGTTTATTTCTGGATGCCGATTGTGCTGAAAAGCTGAGCGTATTAAGAAGAGGAAGGCTTTGATCGAATTGAAACAACCGGTGTTTTTGTTTCTTTTGGCTTCGATGTTTGAGTGGATTTTTTGATGCATGTGTCCTTTGGTGTGTAATAGGTTGCCCCAATATTGAGCCTGCCTTGAAGCTGGTCAATAGAAAGCTCCCCAAACTCTAAATGGTAATCAATTTTGTCCACGTGCATGGATTCGATATGGATGTGTGTATCCTCTGAGACAGGAGCAGCTGGTGCAGACATTTTTTGCTCAAGAGCGGCGAGTCTTTTTTCTAGCTCAACGACAGATGGGGATGGACTGGATTTAGTTTTTTTAAAGAGTGATTGAATGAAATGTTTCAAGTAGACCACAACCTTTTCTTCCGCCTTGCTCTAGTCTATGGAAAAGCTGCCGGGTATATACTTATAGAGATGACAAGAAAGGAGAGAAATACATGCTGCCTACTCAAATTCACATTGCCCATATGAAAACAAATTCGATTGGCACAGGATCATCCATGACGTTTGGCTCGACGTTTGTTCGCAATCATTGCAGTACGATCAAACGAAACAATGGCTTTGGGGAACAGAATGCTGATGGTGTGATCACGATCCTGCCGATTGAAACAATTGATGATCTTGATCAAATAGACGCAGTGAGTATCAATATTCGTCATCTATGATGATAGCAGTCGCTTTTCCTTCATCCTTTTGCAGGCGGATGTAAAGTACACCATCTTTAAAGGCAGCATTCATTTGACCAAGAATCATCTCTGGAAGACGGATTTTCTTTTCAAACGGACCATACTTCCCTTGCTTTTGGCGAAAGTCCTGCTCGTTAAAAAAGGAAAAACGCTGTCCTTTCACAACCAAATATTCACCATATGATAAGACCTGAACATCTTCCTTTCGGTAGCCAGGCAAATAAATTAAATACTGAATTTCTGTAGGGGTTTCCACCATGTCGATTGGAGGAAACGGCGCATCTGATCCTCGCTGATCCTGCTGTGTGAATGTAAATGGAGATGGACCGTTTGCCATAAAAGGGGATCTTTGCTCATCATCGAAGATCATTTTCCAAAAATCATCTCCATGCATTTGCTGGGCAATATCCATCCACTGCTTCATTTTTTCGAAGTCCATGTGAAGACCTCCTGTTAACATACTTGATGGGTGCTTGCATATACCTATAAAAAGGAGGTTTATCTGTGGTTCAACCAACTCCGTATATCAATATTAATATTTTCATGTTAAAAATTAATTCCTTTGAAAATGCATCGGCGGTGAATGTCGGACAAAATTTGTTAGCAGAGTGGCAAAACTCAGATAAAAAAAATCAGGGTTACGGACAGAATTTTGGAGATGCCAGCGGTTTTGTCGGTACAAAAAGCCATGTAGATGATCGAGATCAAGTGGACTCACCTGCCTCTTTTTCGCCAGCAGCTAAACCCATTCAAAGGAAGTGACGTGTGATGTTATTCTCACCCTCAGTCGTCAATGTCGGTGCTTTTAAAGTCAATGCAATGGATCGGGGGGCATCACTGACGCTAGGACCTTATCAGCAGATTGATTATTTTCTCTCAATGAAATTGAACCAAGGTTTTGGTGAGGACAATGGAGATTGTTCACCGCTTGTCATTCCGATTTCAAGCGTGTTAGATCCAGATATGGTGGACTCAAATTCAGTTAAAAACAGCGTGATTTAAGCAAAAAAAGAGACCGGGAAAAACTCCGAGTCTCTTTTCTAATGTATTTCATTGAGATGGCTTTTTCGTCTTGCATAGGTGAAATAGACAACAATTCCGATTGTGATCCAGATGAGGAAGGCTCTCCATGTGACCCATGAAAGTGTTGTCGCAAGTGTGATGCAAATGATCGCACTGATAATCGGAAGAACAGGTACGAATGGCACTTTAAACGCGGCTGTCACATTCGGATGTTTTTTCCGTAAAATGATGACCGCAATGGAAATCACCGTAAAGGCTGCAAGTGTACCGATGCTGACTAAATTCGCGAGTGTCGATAAATTCACAAAACCTACGATACATGCTGCGATTGCCCCTGTCAGCCAAGTGTTGGCAACAGGTGTTTGCGATTTTTGATGAATCTTTGAGAAAACCTTTGGCATGAGTCCATCGCGGCTCATCGCAAAGGTTAAGCGAACCTGTGCATATACCAAGGCAATGAGTACCGTTGTAATCCCAATAATGGCGCCGGCTGATATGATACCCGCCACACTATTAAGACCAACCACTTGAAGAGCAAATGCGACAGGATCACTGACATTTAGTTTCGTATAGTGAACCATGCCTGTTAAGACAAAGGAAACCCCAATGTATAAAATGGTACACACACCGAGCGCTCCGATAATCCCAATCGGCATCGCCTTTTGCGGATTTTTGACCTCTTCAGATGCATTGGCGATCGCATCAAAGCCAAGGTAAGCAAAAAAGACTGTTGCTGCGCCTGCAATCACACCGTCAAAGCCCATTGGCATAAACGGTGTCCAGTTTTCAGGTTTGACATAAGCAAAGCCTGAAATGATAAAGAGAAGGACGATGGCAATTTTGATCAGCACAATAATGTTATTCAGCTTTGTGCTTTCTTTGACGCCTCTTGAGACAATAAAGGTGATGAGCAAAATAATGAGTGCGCCTGGAAGGTTAAAGACGGCCCCATCAGCGGCTCCAGGTGCAGCTGATAAAGCCTTCGGTATGTGAAGACCGAATCCGCTGAGCAGTGATTGAAAATAGGACGACCATCCACTTGCTACAGCAGAGAGCGCAATGACATA contains the following coding sequences:
- a CDS encoding penicillin-binding transpeptidase domain-containing protein gives rise to the protein MYTDQKKSFWKQKKVIVSLLSIIVVVAAFFLLKDTLFSKEKEALKAAQHFTKHMEKKDFTKLADEVTSASLKANDFSKKQLAEKYDNIFNGIGAYDLNISKLNVEKQDKGNGYQFSYDVSMKTSLGKLHKLSYKGILSEEDDKWKVDWKPNLIFPKMEKGDTIKVKSDPAVRGNIVDRKGRMLAETTGGNALGIIPEKLGTGEEKERNIKKISKAFDIDEELINNQLKQAWVTDDTFVPLKSMLKQQPIPKDVNGVTYQSKEMRYYPYNEAAAHLTGYVGKANADDIKRNPALKADQIIGKTGLEFTFDKNLRGQDGGSILIVHDETGFEETLQKLDRRDGKTVKLTIDASLQKKAYDQLKGEKGAVTIMNPSSGDLLALVSAPSYDVNLMTNGITPKQYQAYSENPDLPFQDRYASRYAPGSTFKTITAAIGLETGVTKPDKVRTIHGLKWQKDQSWGNYRITRVHDKEKVNMVDALVYSDNIYFGQEALEIGKDTYEKKVKAFGFGENLHMPFTMKPAQVSNDGIQSDILLADSAYGQGELLMSPIEQVHAYSPFATGGKLVYPRVIQDEKTASPKQIIKGDSANTVKDALTKVVTSPNGTAHSLQIEGADIAAKTGTAELKSRQGATDGTENGFLLAFNPKKEDYILVGMIEGVKNRGGSGLVVQKMKPVIASFYK
- a CDS encoding Hsp20/alpha crystallin family protein translates to MDFEKMKQWMDIAQQMHGDDFWKMIFDDEQRSPFMANGPSPFTFTQQDQRGSDAPFPPIDMVETPTEIQYLIYLPGYRKEDVQVLSYGEYLVVKGQRFSFFNEQDFRQKQGKYGPFEKKIRLPEMILGQMNAAFKDGVLYIRLQKDEGKATAIIIDDEY
- a CDS encoding glycosyltransferase family 77 protein; the protein is MASYHFTTIVSNTHVFKLLALIHSLKKNAHAFKLSVLCADPLAYQVLREFPHLHVQYEQLEDIEDDTLRKAKENRTFHEYCWTLKPAFLLKILESSDADYLAHLDTDLYFYHDPEAIFAENPSAHLFLTDHMNSKRFYHFYELSGRFNTGFVGCRNTDVAKQAVTQWKENCLAHCTVEMDTEKKTYGDQRYVERWVDDFEGVHIVASKGANAAIWNIENYKLSVVKGDMYLDECPLLFYHFSAFTIIDENTFNLNWYYYMKEQKLVNHLYIPYAELVHQKIKQVQKVFPEFKQGFIAKKHVPDTHFYER
- a CDS encoding DASS family sodium-coupled anion symporter, whose product is MVIVYKKVNLIGLVLGPALFLLVLFLIPEDELTYAPRVVLGITAWTATWWVTEALPIPTTSLLPIILLPTLGGLSMEQASRSYGDPIVFMYMGGFMIAIAIEKWNLHRRMALHILRVIGTRSDRIVLGVMIATAFLSMWISNAATALMMLPVALAVIQEVKTNEILSGPSLDRFSKSILLSVAYSASIGGLATLVGSVPNAVFAAMSKKLLDREIMFFEWFLFGFPVALILLILLFLYLTRVQFKVEHTGEMSAVFIQKGLEDLGKMKQEEKWVFVVFLMTAFLWIFKLFLFGGMTVSDTSIAIFGAMLLFLIPATNGERILEWQDMKDLPWGLLLLFGGGLALATGFAETNLTGWIGENLQHLNGLSYILLLIILTGAILFMTEIMSNTAVANMIIPITVGLGLAIGIEPYGLMAAAALASSCAFMLPISTPPNAAVFSADVLKISDMVRAGFWFNIISIVVIVLAVYFWMPIVLKS
- a CDS encoding amino acid permease, which translates into the protein MRSLFRKKSLDQLMLESQTKRLSRSLNTFDLILLGIGCVVGTGIFVITGVAAANDAGPAIIISFILAAIACALAAFCYAEFSSSIPVSGSVYTYSYATLGEFLAFLMGWDLILEYVIALSAVASGWSSYFQSLLSGFGLHIPKALSAAPGAADGAVFNLPGALIILLITFIVSRGVKESTKLNNIIVLIKIAIVLLFIISGFAYVKPENWTPFMPMGFDGVIAGAATVFFAYLGFDAIANASEEVKNPQKAMPIGIIGALGVCTILYIGVSFVLTGMVHYTKLNVSDPVAFALQVVGLNSVAGIISAGAIIGITTVLIALVYAQVRLTFAMSRDGLMPKVFSKIHQKSQTPVANTWLTGAIAACIVGFVNLSTLANLVSIGTLAAFTVISIAVIILRKKHPNVTAAFKVPFVPVLPIISAIICITLATTLSWVTWRAFLIWITIGIVVYFTYARRKSHLNEIH
- a CDS encoding glycosyltransferase family 2 protein — encoded protein: MNEKPKVSVIIPSYNAKERLEGSLFSLTLQETDFPFEVIVADNGSTDGTMEMLEHIEVNFPFKKVHIPVNQGIAKGRNHAIREAEGDVLIFHDSDMLAEPRFIQKHAEAHTDQENLVICGVCWKRIYRYFYTAFDKDHIKRLKKQGLYKRKMEDKTPLLSLEEIENGAFLEKSFDLQSEFIDILKDILDTYQYDLGSYELPWRFFITNNSSVKRKHVMALGMFDENIVRYGFEDYDLGIRLHQLGLTFELREDIMSVHQEHPSNLTSFDDIKYNILYMCEKYNNIESIDVHLAFSGPFSHTVTNDIVKEVRQLRENPAFDDLLSYFLELIHLITERNVGIKRDKKDMLTAKHVPLKKLAEAAQFARQEYGCTVLVEAIQGLTKELLRVDLFQVDVL
- a CDS encoding MFS transporter, producing MAITARTKDKPQHSVTGSTVYPILLIIGICHMLNDTLQAVIPAMFPILERSMGLTFTQLGLIAFTLNMVSSVMQPAIGWYTDKRPMPYALPIALFSSAVGIFGLAFAPSFATILLCVVFIGLGSAIFHPEGSRVANMAAGPRRGLAQSIYQVGGNTGQAFAPLIAAFMLVPIGQTGAAWFTIVGMIAVGFLLYISRWYAERLQIIQAQVKKTPAKATRSDIHRKSALIALGIIVFLIFARSWYGNAISNFYAFYAIEQYGLTIKESQTYIFLFLILGAIGTFLGGPLADRFGKKNVILVSLLASFPLALLLPFAGPVFAYVLLGLIGLILTSSFSVTVVYAQELFPGKIGTMSGLTVGLAFGMGAIGSVALGSFIDAFGLTPTMIGVAFLPILGILAFLLPSDQTVSKWNES